The nucleotide sequence CTGCCGCTTCTTCCATTCAAAAACCGCGATAAATCAATGACTCCAATCTAAGACTTAATTTCCGCCGAACCGAAATCAGCTATTCCTAAAGAATTAAAGGTAGAGCTACTCAACAACCTCTCCAAATCACTTTAAACTCCTCGTTGGATAGGAGGATATAAGGAGATGTTAGCAATGGCACAAGGATCGAGAGAAGAAAATTAACGAGATAGTTGGGAAAGTGAACTTGTAAAATAAAGGGAGAAAAACTACTGCAATCTGGCAGGCCATTTAGGTGAGCGGCTGAAAAATGCGAACGATAGGCAAGTATAGATCTAAGTCTCACTGTTGATCTGCTGGCGCTCAATCGGCTACTAAGCGTCCTTCCGGGTTTTTCCCCATTTGCTGGGATTGGTTGTGTCCGGGATGCGGTGCTTCAAAATGGCCTGATATTGGAGTTTTTTTTCTTCCAAATGGTCGACGCGCTGCTTGGCTTCTTCGAGCTGAATTAGTGCCACTTCTGTATATTCCATCATAAGTGCGAAGCGCTGCGGAACGGTCGAATCACCTTCGAGGCAGAGGTCGACGTACGTTTTGATTTTTTCAATCGGCATCCCAGTCTGCTTGAGGCATTTGGCGCCATACAGCCAGTTGATCGATTCTTCGTCGAACAGCCGGATGTTGTTTTTATTACGCTGTACACTTGGTACCAGGCCTTTATCCGTGTAAAAGCGCACGGCATGCTCGGTGAGTCCCGTTATCAAGGCGGCTTCTTTGACAGTATGCATGTGTATTCCTCCTTGTGAAAAAAATCGTTGTAAACGGCTTGCCTTCGTGTAACACGAAGGCGATAAGCTTATTATAGATGCAAATCGGCTGTAGGCGCAATCCCTACTGCGGTGCGCGATTCCGGGATGCGCGGCCGTTTGCGTTAAAAATTTTAACCATGGGAGGAATTACGATGCAAACTGTAACTTTGAACAATGGAGTAAAAATGCCGATCATCGGCTTCGGTGTCTACCAAGTCCCCGATGCTGATGAATGCGAGAATGCGGTATATGAAGCACTGATGGCCGGTTATCGCCTGATTGACACCGCCGCCGGTTACTTGAACGAGGAAGCGGTCGGGCGCGCAATCAAGCGCAGCGGCATACCGCGCGAAGAGCTGTTCATCACGACCAAGCTCTGGGTTCAGGATGCCAGCTACGAGAGTGCCAAGCTGGCGTTTGCCAAATCCTTGAAAAAGCTACAGCTCGACTATCTCGATTTATACCTTATTCACCAACCGTTCGGCGATTACTACGGTGCGTGGCGCGCGATGGAAGACCTATACGGCGAAGGCAAGATCAAGGCAATCGGTGTCAGCAACTTCCTGCCCGACCGTCTGATGGACCTCATCGTGCATAACGAAATTGTGCCCGCTGTCAACCAGGTCGAAACGCACCCGTTCTATCAGCAGATAGAGAGCGCCGCTTTTATGAAAGAGCAGGGAGTGCAGCATCAGTCGTGGGCACCGTTCGCTGAAGGACGTAACAATATGTTTAGCAACGAGGTACTGACCTCAATTGCGGAAAAACACAACAAATCCGTCGCTCAGGTTGTGCTGCGCTGGCTTGTTCAGCGCGAAGTCGTTGTTATTCCAAAATCGGTGCATAAAGAAAGGATCGTCGAGAACTTCGATATTTTCGATTTTAAGTTGAGCGCGGAAGATATCGAGCAGATTTCCACCTTGGATACGCGGGAAAGTCTTTTCTTATCGTACCATGATCCGGAAGTCGCCAAGGGGATGGGCAACTTGAAAGTCGATCTGTAACCTTGGTCGAACCGTAAATTCATTACGTAACCATCTTCATATGCATAAAGGAAGAGAGTATCTCATAAGCCTAGCGGTTTTTGAAGATACTCTCTCTTTTTAAACTTAAATTTATTCGTGGGAATCCAATCCTTGAGTTGTAAGGCTTCAGTTGACCTCAAGTTCTTATACCTACAGTCAGTTATTGTATCTCTTTTTTGTCCTTATACAAAATATCTATTGGGTGAAATGGTACGGCATATCACATATTTTTTTATCCTAATATCTCCATAAGTAATGTTAGATTAAAACTCATTAAATGCTAATAGCTGGGAAGGTTAACGACAAACAAGTAAAAAAGGAGATATTTATATGAAAAGATTACTATTCCTTTTGATGGTTTCGTTTTTCCTTTTATCTGGATTTGAGCATCAGGATGATTTAGAAATAGTGAATATAGAGACAACAGTAATTGAATCTCAAAAAACCTTGCGTTATGACTTTGAAATCAAAAATACAAGTTCAGAAAGAGTTGGAGGGGAATTTGACTACCCAGGTCATAATATTTATGGGATGGAGCTAGTCGTTATCCCAGGGAAGAAGTTAGAGCCATTAATGGAGATGGAAACCGGAACAAAATATAAAAAAATGAAACCATCAGGGTTCGGTGGAAGTGGGTTTATCCGACCGAATGGAGTAGGGAAGTTTCATGCGGAATACCATTTTAAAGAAGAAAAGGATTTAGAAAAGGTAAGAGAGTTTGCATTAAACGCCACATTACGTATTCTACATGGAACAAACATAATTGCAGAGCTTCCTTTAAAATAATCAAATATTAACATAATGCGGGAGGGAATTATGGCAAACATACCTTTGAGTTGAACCAGGTAAAGGAACGGGGTAGAAATGTGGAGAGGTCCTTTGCAATTTTTACAATGGAAAAGGGCACAACCTTTATCACAATATGTCACGATGGGAATGGTTTTTATCTTTATTCCAATGAGAATAAATATGCTTCGGTTGAGCGTTTAATAGAGAACCTGCCCCCAGTTCATTGGTCAATCAGATAAATGGTAAATTAATTGGTGAGGAAGAATAGTTTTTTTGTATTTCGTATAGTTATACTGCTCATTTGATAATCTATATGTTTACAATCCAAATGACCTTCTATTTAAAAAAAGTGTGAAACAAAATTGAAAATGTAATCGTAACTATTAAGGGGAATAAAGATAGAATAGAAAAATTATGGTTCTTTTATCGTGCGTAGACTGTATGACTTCAAAGGGGGCATTAATCTAATAATAATTGGCATTTTTTTAATTACGAATTATTCTATCTTATCCACTAATGCGGCAGTTACTTTAATAACTTAACATTTGGTCCATATAGCAAATAGAGTAAAAATTAACTTTAAAATAATGGTAGACAGATCCCAAAGGATTATCAGTAGCATAAAAGGACATGCTATGTTTAGCGAAAACTTGAATGGGTCTTTATCTTTAAAGGAGTGAAGATAGAATGGAGTCACTATGGCTAGAGTATGCATGGGCATTACTAATTCTAATCGGATTAGAAGGATTATTGTCTGCTGACAATGCCCTTGTACTAGCAGTTATAGCAAAGCATTTACCGGAAGATCAGAAAAAAAGAGCCATAAATTACGGAATTATTATGGCTTTCGCTTTTAGATTTGCTGCACTTTTTGCAATTTCTTTTATTGCGAATGTCTGGCAGATACAGGCGATAGGAGCGGCTTATCTTCTTTACCTAGGATTAAAGCATGTCATTAAGGCACGGTTCGGGAAAGAAAATAAGAATATCCATAAGGACGATGAAAAGGAATCAGCTGGTAAAGGTTTCTGGCCCACAGTAGGGAAGATCGCATTAGCTGACCTAGCTTTTGCAATTGATTCAATTTTAGCTGCCGTTGCTCTTGCACTTGGCCTTCCAGATTCACCGTTGGACAATTTCGGTGGTATGGATGGAGGGAAATTTATTGTTGTAGTTCTTGGGGGTATTGCTGGTCTAATTTTAATTAAGTTTGCCGCAACCTGGTTTGTACAACTTCTAGAAAAGCGTCCGGCATTGGAAACAACAGCATATGCAATTGTTGCATGGGTCGGTGTCAAACTTGCTGTGATTACACTTGCTCATAAGGATATTGGAATATTGGATCATCACTTTCCGCACAGTACCACTTGGACCCTAATCTTTTATGGAGTATTGGTCGCTATTGCTCTAATTGGTTGGTTTGCACCAGGTAAAAAGGAATAAATTTTTGGTTTGTGAACATTGAACATTGTATTTAAATAACGTGGCTTTAACGGGATGAGGGTATTATCTTTGTCATTGCCAGTCTTCTTACTTCTTTATTCTTTTTCTATTATGTCTCCCTGTTTCTTTCTCAGTTCCTATGCTAAAAGTCGGTATCTACTGCTAAATAGTTGGTAGCTGAAGGTGTATGGTGAGGGTAGGAAGATTTAGATGGCACCTATGTACTGGTTCAATCTCAATCGATTCTTTCATAAAAGATCAACCATAATTCGGGCTGGATTCAATAGGATCCAGTCTTTTTTCTTTTGTTCAATACTCTTTAAAGCTTTGTCATAATCGGTTTTAAGTGCTGTCCGATTCTTTTCCCGTTGGGTTCCACAACATACAAAACCACGTATGATTCGCCTTTTCTTCTGTCTACCCTGTCTTAAAATTGCACCCTTTCCTGTCTTTTTTTATTCTCCCTCAATTATGGGGAAGAACTAAAAAGCCTATAAAAGAAACTATCCTCCAATACCATTCAAACTGTAGTAGGGTATTGGAGGAATCGTTTCAAACTAAACTAACGGTCTAATCACCATTTCATTCACATCGACATCGGACGGCTGCTCAATCGCAAAAGCGATCGAACGCGCGATAGATTCCGCCGGTAATGCAATGCGCCGGTATTCCTTCATAAAATCTATGGTATCCTTGTGTGTAATACTATCGGGAAGCTCAGATTCCGTTACGCCAGGCGATACAAGCGTCACACGAATGTTTTGTCCTGCTGTCTCTTGTCGCAACCCGTCCGTAATGGCCCGCACTGCATATTTAGTTGCAGAGTAGACTGCAGCTGTAGGGGATACCTCATAGGCGCCAATGGAGGCAACGTTAATGAATTGTCCAAAACCCTGTTTTTTCATAACT is from Radiobacillus kanasensis and encodes:
- a CDS encoding MerR family transcriptional regulator codes for the protein MHTVKEAALITGLTEHAVRFYTDKGLVPSVQRNKNNIRLFDEESINWLYGAKCLKQTGMPIEKIKTYVDLCLEGDSTVPQRFALMMEYTEVALIQLEEAKQRVDHLEEKKLQYQAILKHRIPDTTNPSKWGKTRKDA
- a CDS encoding aldo/keto reductase, which encodes MQTVTLNNGVKMPIIGFGVYQVPDADECENAVYEALMAGYRLIDTAAGYLNEEAVGRAIKRSGIPREELFITTKLWVQDASYESAKLAFAKSLKKLQLDYLDLYLIHQPFGDYYGAWRAMEDLYGEGKIKAIGVSNFLPDRLMDLIVHNEIVPAVNQVETHPFYQQIESAAFMKEQGVQHQSWAPFAEGRNNMFSNEVLTSIAEKHNKSVAQVVLRWLVQREVVVIPKSVHKERIVENFDIFDFKLSAEDIEQISTLDTRESLFLSYHDPEVAKGMGNLKVDL
- a CDS encoding TerC family protein gives rise to the protein MESLWLEYAWALLILIGLEGLLSADNALVLAVIAKHLPEDQKKRAINYGIIMAFAFRFAALFAISFIANVWQIQAIGAAYLLYLGLKHVIKARFGKENKNIHKDDEKESAGKGFWPTVGKIALADLAFAIDSILAAVALALGLPDSPLDNFGGMDGGKFIVVVLGGIAGLILIKFAATWFVQLLEKRPALETTAYAIVAWVGVKLAVITLAHKDIGILDHHFPHSTTWTLIFYGVLVAIALIGWFAPGKKE